DNA from Rosa rugosa chromosome 6, drRosRugo1.1, whole genome shotgun sequence:
TATTTTTAGTTTGCTATATGTTAAGATTTATAGTTCATAATTTCAGGATGAAAAGCACCTAAATATGTCATGCTTATGTGTTGTATGTTCATATCCTCGTTTTCCCATGTTAAATCTCAGAGTCAATGTTAAACTTTTATGTTCTTAAGTTTCATTTGCTGGAAACAAATTGTTCTTTGTGACAAAAGGTAGGTATCGTGTGAACAGTAACACTCCCAGAATTTCTAAGCTATTGATTTCATGAACTAATTCAAGAACTGAAATGGTCCTGTAGATAAGATGCATCTAGAGGATTGCACTTTTGGTAGGTAATGTTGCCAACACTGTGTGGCTTTGTGGCAACTTCACTTAACAACACTACAACTTGAGTCTATTAACAGCATCTTGctatcatcattttcttatCCAAATACTTAATGTAGTTTAACATATTTTATAACACCGTCTTGGCAACATAACCTTGATTGGCTTCTCTTCATACCAAATATGCAGGGTGATCTTATCAAAGAAGGACAGGTAATTGGATACGTGGATCAGTTTGGCACTGAACTTCCTGTGAAGGTTTGTCTCCCATTTTAGTTTCTTCATGCCATCTTTCCTGATAGACACTTCACTTATGATGGATTCTTATATCTTGAGCAGACTGATGTGGGTGGAGAAGTTTTGAAGCTCCTATTCAATGACGGAGGTATAAGACCTTATATCATTTTGAATTTATTGTACTCTTATAATATGAACATTTTGACACCAGAAACAAGTATTTATGCGAAATTCAGAGAACCAAATATTGTTAACAGAAGGTGACAGTATATTCTAAAACACATAACAATGTCAATACTTTCTTCTGATGTTTTTGGAAGGTGATTTTAGGTCAACCTAAGAAGAGTGTGTATATTGAAGTATTTCGCTTACCTGCAATTGTGTTTTATAACTTGAATGGCTATTGATTCCTTCTTTTGTCGTTTTGCTTTGAAATGTTAATGGTCCACAGATGCTGTTGGTTTTGGAGATGCACTTATTGCCGTCTTGCCATCATTCCCCGGAATCCAGTGAGCTATATCTCTCTTCCCAGTAATTGTTGTTGAGGACCGGCGAGGCTTGCAGTTTTCAAGAATCATTCTTTCCGTCTTTCTCTATTTACCTTATGGCAATTAGGGGACAGGCTATTTTGCGATATGTACTTGATATTTCTGGTCAGAAAAATTGACTGTAGATCGATCAAGGAATAATTTGAGCTTTTATAAACGCCATGTTGGACATTGTTCTTGTTATTAGTGGATACATTGTAGATGTGTTGCGTATGGAGGGAAACTACTTGCATGGGAGTGGTTTTGTACTATTTGAGTATTTGTAACATCTTTTTGGTCATTCATATTACATTTTTAAGAAAAGTGAATTCTTCCTAGATTCACAATTCCTCGCACCAATGATTTTCCCTCGAAAGTTTTCCATTTTATCCTCTCAACCCTGGAGCCGGTCGTCTGCTCAAAACTTTACTGTTGTTGGCTATCGAATGTTTTTACAGTGTTCGGTGGTTATCAAATGCTCATCTGAGTTGTTTATTTTAAGAGTTCGGAGTTCGCTACTGAAACATTGCGCTAGAGAATCATTGATCGAGTAAGTCCATGGTGTTCATTTAGACTCTTCCTAAAAGAATATTCATATCATGGAATATGGATGTTATATGACttgggacaaaaaaaaaaatatgactaGGACAAAAACACACACAATCAAGATGGTGaggtttttccttttcttttctttactgaAACCCTAATCGATCTCCCGCCACTTATTTTGTGTACCTGGCAGATAAGAATGATTGAGACAGTTGCACAAAATCTGGATAAAATTGATACAAGTAGCTATTTTACCTCCAGAAATGTATGTTTCAAATTttagataaaataaaataaaatccaaatttatgtgacggcaaaaaaaaaaaaaaaactcaatattgtaatttgaaaaaaaaaacttcataatATTGAAAGCGCCTAAGCATTAACGAACAAACGAACCGGGAAGATGAAGCCGCACAGTAACACTGGCTTCGCCGCGAGTAGTCCACTCCACGTCACCTCTCCTCCCCGCGCCTCACCGGGAATCTCTCTCCGGCGACAACTCATCCACGTTTTCCGTCGATTATCTTACACTAAAGGCCGCCAAACTAGCCTCTCCGTCATTCTCCGTCGCAATCCTTCCGCGAATTCCGATAAAAACATCAGAGATTCAATACAAAATGAAAACTATTCAGACGAACCTGGCCGGAGTTCGCTCACGAGGAGACAAGCGCTACTCGCGCCGTCACTGGCGCTCGGCGCGTGGTTTTTAAAATCGGCAGTGGCGAGTGCGGCGGACGACTCGCCTCCTCCGCCGTCTTCGCCTTCAATGACGGTGCCGGTGCCCGTTCCGAGAGctgaggagaagaaaaaagaggatGATGTGATAACGTCGAGGATTTACGACGCGACGGCGATCGGAGAGCCAATGGCGGTGGGAAAAGACAAGAGCAAGGTCTGGGAGAAGCTGATGAAGGCTAGGGTTGTGTATCTAGGCGAAGCAGAGCAGGTTCCGATTCGCGACGATAAAGAATTGGAGCTCGAAATTGTGAGGAATATGAACAAGAGGTGCTTGGAGAGTGAGAAAGCCTTGGCTTTGGCTCTTGAATCTTTTCCTTGTGATCTTCAGGACCAGCTCAATCAGTACATGAACAAAAGGTAGTATATCTCCTATATTGAAATACTGCGTTTATTTCTCTTCAATTTGAGACTATGCATTTATTGCTTGTATTGTGTTGATGATTTTGTGAATATATGTATGATGGCAGCATAGATGGTGAAGCTTTGAAGTCATACACTTCACATTGGCCGCCGCAACGATGGCAGGAGTATGAGCCTCTTCTAAGTTACTGCCGAGATAATGGTGTTCGGCTTGTGGCTTGTGGTACTCCACTCGCGGTAATCTCTTACTCTTTACGCTTTCGTTTTTGTATCAATCAATCTAGCTAGCATTGATGAATGATGGTGTATTTATTGGATTGTGTTATTTGAAATTGAATAATTGGTAATACAAATGTGATTGCTTAAGATGTTAGTGTAAGTTCTCTGCTGCTGCATGGTTTTAGAGTGTGTTTCGTAAGTTCAGTAAGGATTGCATAGTGAACTAGTGGTTAATCTTGTATTCATAGGTCTTACGGACTGTACAAGCGGAGGGAATTCGTGGGCTTTCAAAGGCTGATCGTAAAATGTATGCCCCTCCAGCAGGTTCGGGGTTCATCTCAGGCCTCACTTCGATCACACACAGATCACCAGTTGATAGTAATTCTCTGACTCAAACTGTTCCATTTGGGCCAAGCTCATATCTATCTGCACAGGCAAGAGTGGTTGAGGATTATACCATGTCCCAGATTATTTTAAAGGCCATGGAAGGTGGAGGAGCAACTGGTATGCTAGTGGTTGTGACAGGTGCAGGCCATGTCAAGTATGGGCTTAGAGGGACAGGATTGCCAGCCAGAATTTCAAAAAAGATGCAAAAGAAAAACCAAGTAGTTATATTACTTGATCCTGAAAGACAGGACATACGGCGAGAGGGAGAAGTTCCTGTTGCTGATTTCTTGTGGTATTCCGCTGCCAGACCCTGCAATAGGAATTGTTTTGATCGTGCTGAAATTGCTCGAGTTATGAATGCAGCAGGCAGGAAAAGAGATGCCCTTCCACAGGTTAGCTCTGTTTCTTTATAGTCTTTCTTTGGGAAGTCATGGTTTCTAGTTTCTACTAATGTGGGTTCATTATTAAACTCTTAGGGGATTTTCAGATTAGAAACTTTTGTTTTAAAACTAAACTATTATTGAGTGGTTCATACAGGTGAATGACCTAGTGATTCCAGTATATGATTAAAGTATATGGGATTAAAAGTTTGATGTAATTGGGTTAagagttttgttactcgacagcATTTTCCCAGCACAACTTATTCGTACCCAGTGTGACAACAAAATTTCCATCATGGAAGTACACTAACAGCTCATAATTGAATGAGTATATGGATTTGAGCACCTCATTATCTCTCCAATTCTCTTCTGAATTATGAATAGTTTTTAATGTAGGAGATCTACACTTACCAATAGTTTTTAATTTAAGTGTCTACCACTCATGTGTGCAGTAGGAAGTATGTAGTTTTAATGCAACTAGTAGTTAGCTGTTGGGATCTACAAGTGAGATCAGTTTAAACCACATCAATTGCTAATTTTGCTGAAATTTCGCCTTTACCAAAAAGCCATATTGGATTTAGCAGATGACATATGGAGGCAAGGTGAGATGTCCTATGGGGTGGGTTGGAAAGCTGCATATGCTTTTAGGAAATAAATATATATCAATTTCTTTAATGATGCTACTTTCCTTCTCTCAAGAAGACCATattttcatatgcttttcaGGACCTTCAGAAAGGACTGGATCTTGGTTTGGTATCTCCAGAGGTATTACAGAACTTCTTTGATCTGGAGCAATATCCTCTTGTTTCGGAACTTACTCAACGGTTCCAGGTCAGGTTTAAAACCTTTATACTTTTGTTAGAGTATGAATTTCATGTTATATTTCTATTTGGAAAGGTGAAGATAAATTGATGTGATTGAAGCTACATCTGAAGGGGCACATCAGTTGATCATGGCTCATTTTAGTGCAGGGTTTCAGGGAAAGATTGTTGGTAGATCCCAAATTCTTGCATAGATTAGCTATAGAAGAATCTATATCAATAACTACTACTCTAATAGCACAATATGAGAGGCGTAAAGAAAATTTCTTTGAGGAGCTGGACTACGTGATTACGGATACTTTAAGGGGGATTGTTGTTGATTTCTTTACAGTGTGGCTTCCTGCTCCGACGTTGTCGTTCCTTTCATATGCTGATGAAATGAATGCGCCTGATAGCATGGATGCTATTAAAGGTCTGCTTGGGTCCATTCCAGATAATGCGTTTCAGAAGAGTCTTGTGGGGCAGGATTGGAGTATCAATCATAGACTTGCATCTGTGCTTTTGGGTGGTCTAAAACTAGCTAGTGTTGGATTTATTTCCAGTATTGGGGCTGTTGCTTCCTCAAATTGTCTATTTGCAGTTCGCAAATTCATCAATCCAGCTCTGGTTACTAAtcagcaaaagaaaagaactccAATACTTAAAACAGCAATAATCTATGGAGGCTTTCTCGGAACTTCCGCAAATCTCCGTTATCAGGTAAAAAGAAGGGGTTGTCTTGTTTTCTCTTTTCCGGcaatttaacaaaataaaaacatgttTATACATCTTGATCATGTCTTGGTGTTCTTTTGGCATTGACATGAGAATTGAATGCGATGCAGATTATTGCTGGACTAGTGGAGCATCGACTTTCTGACGAATTTTCTTCTCAAACAATACTTGTAAATATGCTGTCTTTCCTTTCTCGGACAATAAACTCTTATTGGGGAACTCAGGTTAGAATCATCTTGATACTTTTCCAAGTCGTCttatgctaaagttgatttcTCCTTTACCTTTTCATGATCAACTATGCCATGGCAACAAAAGTTCATTTCTTACTCAGACTCAGGTTCCTTTATGGTTCATTACATTATCCTATACATGGTTCATTACATTATTGTATTTAGTAATTACATATGGTATTTGCTCAACTCTTCAGAGAATAGAAAGTAGCTACTAATGGTATACTACTGGTTTATGTGAAACTTTCATTACATCTGTAAATCTTTTTCCATTTGTGATATTGGTGATTTACAAAACCACATCTTCTATATGAAGCCTCGTTGCATCACAATAACTAAGAAGCAGTTTGTTGCATGATATTGGTTTTTAACATTTCCTCTTAACTACTGCAGCAATGGATTGATCTTGCACGCTTCACTGGACTGCAAGCTTCGAAGAGTGAACCTTCCATTTACCAAACACCGGATTCTACTATCCAGGTTGCATTGGAATGTAACAACACAGAGGAAACAAGTGTAGACGATATACAAAACAAATGAGGTGATATCCCTCTTTATACTATCATACGAATTTGCAGATTATTCTAAAAGATGCTGGCACAGATGACAGATCTCAAAGAAATGGATTTTGGACCTTAGCTTTACATATATCACTTCCATTACCCACATGTAAATTGTTTAATGTAAGTGAAACAGTTCTTGCAATTTTGGTAATCATAAAGAGTGTATTCTTGATTTGAATTCTTAGTGTTTGAGCAAATTTCTCAGTCTTGTTCGGTCTATAGGGAGGTAGGACTTGCATGGAAAAGAATGGAGAAATCTTTATGAAATCAATTTcacacaagaaaaagaaaaaagaaaaactgttCTGTTTCTTTTCGCAGGAAATTAACAAAGGCCACTCTTAAATAACAAGAGAAACCAATCAACGAAAGAACGAAACAACAGAAAAAATCCCCAACCATGTCATATAAAGAAGCATGAATGGGTAAAGAAAGAGAACACGAAAAGGAAGAGTgaaattctaaaccctatttCCTATCATTTTCATTCACTGTAATTGTCCATGATCCTCTCATTTGTTCTACTGGGACATCATGAATTAGCGGTTCTTTATCAACAGGTTTTGCAGTCCGACTTATTGGTTTTCCTGATATTCTTTGTTGTTGCACGACTAGTACTGAAAGTGAGCACTGAAAATCCGCCGAAGAAAGCATATCGCCAATGATACCAAGCTCTGGGCACTCACTCCAGTTACCAATCCCCGAAAGAAGCTGGGAGTCCTGATGATGCATCCCCACCAACATCAAATCAAAGCAATCTACCATTGAACAGATGACAGAAGACAGCTTCGCTCCATCTTTTACCACTTCTTCCACCACAACAAACCGCTCATTTCCTGCATTAGCTCGCCTGTATTCTTCAAGCAAGTCACTGTCCTGCTTCCTTTCTTTacaattttcttctccaaagAGAAGAAACCGTGCAACTGTTAAGTCCACATTTGGATGACTTGCCATGCGAGAGCCATAGGCTAGTGCCTCTGCATCGTCTACACCACCTATGAAGATCACAGCAACATGGAATATAAACTGGCTGTTAAGAACTGATACCGAACCGCCTAGGATTCCCCGATCAATGAGGATTCCGACTGAGCAAGGTGccttttcaattaaattgaTGTTCAGGGACTGGTGAGCTCTGTTCACTAACCCGATGGTGCCATCTATTGCATAATGCTTGTGAAACGGCAGGATCACAATGTGTGCCTTCTTCTCAAATGCTATCCTTACAATGTCTTCGTGCATTGTTGGATAATGTGAGATGGAAGTGAACGGTTGGAGGCTGGCGCGCCGTTCATTGTACTCGGCATACTGACTCAAGCCTTTGATAATTTTGTTGGAGTTGGATGTGCTGCTGTTAACGCTGGTGTTTAGATTGTCATTGGGGTGGTGTGCTATGAGAACAGGGGTGATTCGTCCCACAAGCTCGACGAGGATAAGGGCAATGACTGCAACAGGGTTCTCTTCTGTTGCATTTGATAATTCTAGGACGTTTACCATTGTGGGAATGTTATCCTGGGAGTGGATGCAGGCCATGATTCGGAGCTCTGTCTCACGCTTCAAATGCTGGATTGTACTTCTTTTGGTAGCTGAGAATTGCTTTGAGGGATCATAGAGAAGTTTTATCAAGGGTGTCACAGCAGCTGTTACCGCTACTACATAGATCACAGCCAGGGCATATTCTTGATCGCTCAGCAGCTGCAAATTAAAGAGATTCACCATATCAGTCAAGGTTAGCATTCACAAAAATCCGATACAAAAACCAGCCAAATTATATAATCAGTGGCATATCCCAGAGCAGCTTCAATCTTTGAAGGAAAACATCTGCTGCTTGAGCATTCAAGGAAGCACTTGAAAAAAAAGAGTAAGAGAACTAATTTTGATAGAGACTTGAACCTTGGTTTGCTTCCAAATGTTGAACATAATAAGCTCAGTGATGCCTTTTGCATTGAGAATAAGCCCGAGCACAAAAGCTTCACGTATAGTCTGTTCATAATAGCAGGCTGGCAACATTACTGCTCCAATCTTGACCACGCTAGCGAAGAGAAAAATAACCCCGAGAACCCACGAAGACCGAGGATCAATCGTGTAGATGTTTGTTTTCAGCCCCGTGACGGCAAGGTATGTTGGGTAGAATAGTCCTGTAGCAAGAGTATCCACCCTGGCCACCACAGCTGAGCCTAAAGGCGGTCCGGCAGGTATTATAAAGCCAAACGCTAGCGGCCCCAATACGTAATGCTGGCTTGAGATCTCACTAAGAAATGCAAACACAAGCACAAAAACGAAAATGATGAAAATATGCGACTCCCTGACAGATTTTCTTTCCTGTGCCTGGTTTCGTATCCACATCATGATTGGCCTGGCCACAAGGAGAATGACCAACAAAAGAGCCGCTGCTTGTAGTACTGCGAGCCATGGTATTATTGTATTTTTGTTCCTCCTATCACTTATTGCAATAGCAATCGCACTCATCGTTATGCCAACAGCATCACAAAATATTGCCGTTGAGACCGCCGTGCGGCCAATGTCAGTGTTCAAAATCTTGAGCTCGGTAAGTAGAGAACCAATAACAGGGGAGCTTGTCAAAGCTTGCGTAGCAGATAAGAAGGGGAGTGAGTTCCGAAGCGAACTGTCCAATTTGGGGACATAGCGTATCAAGAGGAAGGTTAGTCCCTCAGGGAGTATCAATGTGCAAAGGAACAATGATGTTCCAATGGCCAAGCACTTCCGTTGGGGACGCACAATTCCTCCAGCATCCATCTTCACTCCCATCGAAAATAGGAAGAATATGAGGCCCCATGTTGCAAGTGTTTCGAGCACTATGATGCCTTCTACAGGGAAAAGGATGTCCGAGATTTTCTTGAGATTCCCCAGAAGTGATGGACCGAATACTATACCACTCTGCAGGCACACATTATATTTGTTCAAATTTCACAAGGCATTGCCGGGTACGTAATTTGCATTGATTTCATTTTTTACAGAGGAACATGACAGTTTTTTCCTGTTAATTCATGGTATTTACAATTTAGAGATTGAAAACGAAGCTTACAAATATGTTAGAAACGATGCTGGATTGTCCTATTTGTCGGAGCAAAAGATTGACGAAGTTAGAGAGTAATGCAACTACAGATAACTGCACCAGAAGAAGAGAAGTGGAGGAATCCAGGGGGTTTTTGCCGCTCCAAAAACCCTTGACGTTGATGGTGTTGTGAGGATTCTGACACACCACCGTTACATTATCTATTGACATTTCTCGCCTGTGCTGCCGAGGgagaagaaacaagaaacaagaacaagaacacgaACACGAAAATTAGATGTCATGCGACACCCTACCTGCTACCACACACACTCGCAGAGACAAAATGAGCGGTCAAGCTGGTATTTTGGAAACTTTTATACTATTGACGCTTGTTCATAGATTTATAATTACATGGACTTCATCCATCTAGGCTAAAAATTTGGAACATCTAATTAAATTCGAGCAGTGAGAAAAGTGCGGTGACCACAGACCACAGTCAACCTCTGGTGACTTCCAAATCATCCGTAGTGATAGACTTGATACAATCTGCAGAATCATTTTCCTGACTTGAGCTGGAAACGGTTGGGATAGCTCTAAATGCTTTGTTACATACTTCATAGTTCATAGAGATAACCCTAAAAATAAGACGGAAAACACTATCGATTCGAACTCGCACTCATCAGATAAGGTTCTATTTTCATTGAAATATATCATTTATGTATCGAATTTTCAACcgtcaaatttaataaaataataaaaatactaTTGTAGAATCTATTTTTCTTTACTTTAATCCTAATGAAATTGTATCGCTACCCATGTACACCGACGCGCTCACAATGATGTGGGCTCTATActtgtggatcatatgtttttgTTAGAGATTGTCTAAATTTGTCTTATATCTAAGGATTTATATTTTTTCAAAATTACtgaaattttcttaatttaactttattgttgaaaaatattcaaaatattTTTGCAACTAATACTTCAATAAGTCTCATGTTTCATAGTTTTCAACTAAACTAAAATTACGAAACTTGCTTATATAGTTTGCGTCGCCAACAAGTGTCTCTCATGATTAATATAATGATTTATTCTATGGTTCATTAATATGCCAATACATAATACTAGTAAATCAGTCTGATATAGAAATAGATTAATCTTGAGCTAATCTACAATCGAAAGTTGGTCTGCTGGTATACCTAATAAGAAAAATTCTTACATACAGCAGCGGTCTGCTGGTATACCTAATAAGAAAAATTCTTACATAcggtagccgcaccacgtggtcgtgcggctgcccaatcagAACCCACCAAAAATTTCTTTCATTCCAAAACTGCCTCTGCTTTTTAAAGTAAAATATCtaaaatacccccctgctaaAAGTCTGATTGATCAGCCCGTACGACGTATTCCTTACGTCTGCCGTACGCAGGAGTTTCTCTACCTAATAATTCAGTGTATATTTGATGTTTCATATCACTTTCCCAATGATATCATATTTTATCCTCTCATTATCCGAGTCATAAGGATAAGACTATAGCGCCCGCCTTCAATATCGTGCCTTGAATACAGTGGGCTGTGTCTGCCCATAatcataaaagaaagaaaaaacattgGGCCAGGTGGGCCCACCATTGGCACTTGTCCCTATTATAACCGGCCACATTTCTTCCTCGCGCTTCGAGCCAAATTTACCACTTTATCCTTTTAGTTTCCCTATTTATGAACCCAGAACCAAATTAGATATTTCACATTATCCTCCCCTTCAGCACACCTTGGTTCTTCTTCTACAGTTCTACTTGAAGGTTTTTACTCTCAAAGATTCTCACTTTTTAAGTCTTTCGTGGATTTTTAGTGATACCCAGATCTTTTGATCCGCAGTTTTTCAATCATGGACGTCATTTCCCGGCAGCAGCCGCAGTCGACTCTGAACCCGAACGCTCCGATGTTCGTTCCGTCGGCGTATCGGACGGTGGAGGACTTCTCCGCCGAGTGGTGGGCCCTGGTCCAGTCCTCCCCTTGGTTCCGCGACTACTGGCTCCAGGAGAACTTCCAGGATCCCCAGAATGACCCCTTCTTTTCCGATATTCCCGACGACTCCGACTACATCGACGACCTCTTCGACGAGGAACACtaccccaccaccaccaacaacaacacACAACGTAAGTATTGGGTTTGTTTTACTTAGTCGACTC
Protein-coding regions in this window:
- the LOC133713959 gene encoding protein RETICULATA-RELATED 5, chloroplastic, which codes for MKPHSNTGFAASSPLHVTSPPRASPGISLRRQLIHVFRRLSYTKGRQTSLSVILRRNPSANSDKNIRDSIQNENYSDEPGRSSLTRRQALLAPSLALGAWFLKSAVASAADDSPPPPSSPSMTVPVPVPRAEEKKKEDDVITSRIYDATAIGEPMAVGKDKSKVWEKLMKARVVYLGEAEQVPIRDDKELELEIVRNMNKRCLESEKALALALESFPCDLQDQLNQYMNKSIDGEALKSYTSHWPPQRWQEYEPLLSYCRDNGVRLVACGTPLAVLRTVQAEGIRGLSKADRKMYAPPAGSGFISGLTSITHRSPVDSNSLTQTVPFGPSSYLSAQARVVEDYTMSQIILKAMEGGGATGMLVVVTGAGHVKYGLRGTGLPARISKKMQKKNQVVILLDPERQDIRREGEVPVADFLWYSAARPCNRNCFDRAEIARVMNAAGRKRDALPQDLQKGLDLGLVSPEVLQNFFDLEQYPLVSELTQRFQGFRERLLVDPKFLHRLAIEESISITTTLIAQYERRKENFFEELDYVITDTLRGIVVDFFTVWLPAPTLSFLSYADEMNAPDSMDAIKGLLGSIPDNAFQKSLVGQDWSINHRLASVLLGGLKLASVGFISSIGAVASSNCLFAVRKFINPALVTNQQKKRTPILKTAIIYGGFLGTSANLRYQIIAGLVEHRLSDEFSSQTILVNMLSFLSRTINSYWGTQQWIDLARFTGLQASKSEPSIYQTPDSTIQVALECNNTEETSVDDIQNK
- the LOC133713958 gene encoding cation/H(+) antiporter 15-like — translated: MSIDNVTVVCQNPHNTINVKGFWSGKNPLDSSTSLLLVQLSVVALLSNFVNLLLRQIGQSSIVSNIFSGIVFGPSLLGNLKKISDILFPVEGIIVLETLATWGLIFFLFSMGVKMDAGGIVRPQRKCLAIGTSLFLCTLILPEGLTFLLIRYVPKLDSSLRNSLPFLSATQALTSSPVIGSLLTELKILNTDIGRTAVSTAIFCDAVGITMSAIAIAISDRRNKNTIIPWLAVLQAAALLLVILLVARPIMMWIRNQAQERKSVRESHIFIIFVFVLVFAFLSEISSQHYVLGPLAFGFIIPAGPPLGSAVVARVDTLATGLFYPTYLAVTGLKTNIYTIDPRSSWVLGVIFLFASVVKIGAVMLPACYYEQTIREAFVLGLILNAKGITELIMFNIWKQTKLLSDQEYALAVIYVVAVTAAVTPLIKLLYDPSKQFSATKRSTIQHLKRETELRIMACIHSQDNIPTMVNVLELSNATEENPVAVIALILVELVGRITPVLIAHHPNDNLNTSVNSSTSNSNKIIKGLSQYAEYNERRASLQPFTSISHYPTMHEDIVRIAFEKKAHIVILPFHKHYAIDGTIGLVNRAHQSLNINLIEKAPCSVGILIDRGILGGSVSVLNSQFIFHVAVIFIGGVDDAEALAYGSRMASHPNVDLTVARFLLFGEENCKERKQDSDLLEEYRRANAGNERFVVVEEVVKDGAKLSSVICSMVDCFDLMLVGMHHQDSQLLSGIGNWSECPELGIIGDMLSSADFQCSLSVLVVQQQRISGKPISRTAKPVDKEPLIHDVPVEQMRGSWTITVNENDRK
- the LOC133714820 gene encoding protein EARLY RESPONSIVE TO DEHYDRATION 15-like isoform X1; the encoded protein is MDVISRQQPQSTLNPNAPMFVPSAYRTVEDFSAEWWALVQSSPWFRDYWLQENFQDPQNDPFFSDIPDDSDYIDDLFDEEHYPTTTNNNTQPEVEEEEEEEEEEKDYHKELVSLGLLKWPRGRAVAKAPRFIEKAPKIVNVKVSPRAIQQPR
- the LOC133714820 gene encoding protein EARLY RESPONSIVE TO DEHYDRATION 15-like isoform X2 translates to MDVISRQQPQSTLNPNAPMFVPSAYRTVEDFSAEWWALVQSSPWFRDYWLQENFQDPQNDPFFSDIPDDSDYIDDLFDEEHYPTTTNNNTQQVEEEEEEEEEEKDYHKELVSLGLLKWPRGRAVAKAPRFIEKAPKIVNVKVSPRAIQQPR